A stretch of DNA from Candidatus Methylomirabilota bacterium:
CGCGGAGAGAGGGCAGCGCGACCGTCACCGTGTTGATCCGGAAGTAGAGGTCCTGCCGGAGGCGCCCCTCGCGCAGCGCGGTCTCCGGCTCCCGGTTCGTCGAGCAGATCAGCCGGAAGTCCACCGGTACCGTCTTGGCCCCGCCGAGCCGGCGCACGGTGCGGTCCTCGAGCACGCGCAGGAGCTTGGCCTGGAGATCGAGGGGCATCTCGGTGATCTCGTCCAGGAGCAGCGAGCCACGGTGCGCTTCCTCGAGGAGGCCCGGCTTGTCGGTGGCGGCCCCCGTGAACGCGCCCTTGACGTGACCGAACAGCTCGGACTCGATCAGGTCCTTGGGCAAGGCCGCGCAGTTGATCTTCACCAGCGGGCCGTCCACCCGCGTGCTCTTGGCATGCACCGCATTGGCGGCCAGCTCCTTGCCGGTCCCGCTCTCGCCCACGACCAGCACGTTGGCATCGGAGGCGGCCACCGACTCGAGCATCTCGAAGACGCGCTTGATGGCCGGAGACGAGCCCAGCATCTCGCCGTACGCGGCCTGCTCGGCCAGCTTGCGGCGTAGATCGGACGTCTCGGCGAGCAGCCGGCGGCGCTCGAGCGCCTTGCCGACCAGCATCAGCATCTCGTCGGCGTCGAACGGCTTGGCCACGAAGTAGAAGGCGCCCTGCTTGGTCGCCTCGACCGCTTTCGAGATGGACCCGTGCCCGGTCATGATGATGACTTCGATCGAGGGGTCCTTGGCCTTCAGCAGCCGGAGCAGGTGTAGCCCATCGCCATCGGGCAGGATCAGATCGACCAGCGCGAGCGCGAACTCGCGGGTCTCCATGCGGAGCATGGCCGCGACCGTGTTGCCCGCCGTCTCCACGTCGTGGCCCTCGTGCTCGAGGGTGAGGCGCAGATTCTCTGCGATGACGGCTTCGTCGTCGACCACAAGGATGCGGGGCTTCACGCGGGCCTCCGGATCAGCATTCAAGTACGAGCCTAGCATAGGCCGATTTTTTGCCGTCACCTCGCTGACACTGAGCGCCCGGGGCGCTCCTTGACAGGCCCCAGGGCCGCGAGCAATATGCGGGGCATGCATTTCGGCTTCGCGCTGCCGGGCCGTGGTCCGCTTGCGACGCCCGAGTCGCTCACCAAGCTGGCTCAGAAAGCCGACGGGCTCCGGTACTCGTCGCTCTTCGTGACCGACCATGTGGTGATCCCCACGACCTACGACTCGCCCTACCCGTACGCCCCCAGCGGCCGTTTCGCGGGAGACTGGACCAACGGCTACCTGGAGCCGCTCGCCCTGATGGGCGTCCTCGCCGGGCTCACCTCGCGCGTGAAGCTCGGCACCAGCGTGCTGGTGGTCCCCTACCGCAACCCGGTGGTGACCGCCAAGATGCTCGCGACGCTCGACGTCATGTCGGGCGGCCGGCTGATCCTGGGCGCCGGCGTAGGCTGGATGCGGGAGGAGTTCGAGACCGTGCAGGCGCCGCCCTTCGAGGCCCGGGGAAAAGTCACCGACGAGTACCTGCGGCTGATGCGCGAGATGTGGACGAAGGAGCCGGTGCAGTTCACCGGCGCGTACTACCGGCTGCCCTCGGTGAGCGCGCTTCCGAAGCCCCGGCAGAAGGGCGGCATCCCCATCTGGATCGGCGGGCACACCGATGTCGCGCTGCGCCGTACCGGCGAGCTGGCCGATGCCTGGCACCCCATCGGCATGCGTCCGCCCGCGATGCTCCATCCGCCGGAGTACGCCGAGAAGGTCCAGGCGATCCACCGCTGGGCAGAGAAGGCGGGGCGCGATCCCCGGGACATCACGCTGTCGCTCCGGGTGCCGCTCGAGCTGGCCCCGGCTCGCGGCAAGACGGCGGTCAGCGACCAGCCGGGCTTCCGCGGCACCGCCGCCGACGTGATCGGCCACATCAAGAGCTACCAGGCGCTCGGAGTCACCCACTTCGTGTTCGACCTGGCCCCGGCCGACCTCCGAGGCCAGCTGGCCATGATGGAGCGGTTCGCCGAGGAAGTCCGCCCGAAGGTCCTCCGGACCCCTCGCTGATCCGCAATGTCGTCGAGCCCGGCCGCACCCCTGACGGGTCCGATGGCCTCGTTCATCACGAGCGCCCGGGTGGGCCGGCTCGCGACGGCGGATTCGGGTGGTCAGCCGATGGTGGTACCCATCTGCTACGCGTTCGACGGCAGCGCGCTCTACTCCGCGGTGGACGCCAAGCCGAAGCAGACTCCGCCGGAACGGCTCAAGCGCATCCGCAACCTTCGCGAGAATCCGCGCGTCTCAATCGTGATCGACGAGTACCAGGAGGATTGGACGCATCTCCGCTGGGTCATCATCCAGGGCCGGGCCGACCTCTTGACCGAGGGACCGCAGTTCTCACACGGGGTGGACCTGCTTCTCGCCAAGTACGATCAGTACCGGACCCTCGGCCTGCCCCGTGAGCGCGGCCTCATGATCCGCGTGACCCCGAACCGCGTCTCGTCATGGCAGTACTCGAGCTGACGCCGATCGACCGGGCGCTGGAGCGCCTCGCGGAAGGGCGCACGCCCGACGCGGCCGAGGCGACCGCGCTGCTATCCACCCCGACGGCGCGGCTGCCCCTCCTGCTCGATGCGGCCGCCGCGCTCCGGGACCGCGGCCGCGGCCGACGCATCACGTTCTCCGCGAAGGTGTTCATACCGCTCACCACGCTCTGCCGCGACTACTGCGGATACTGTACGTTTCGCAAGGATCCCGGCGAGCCGGGCGCGTTCACGATGAGCCCGGACCAGGTGCTGGCCCTCGCCAGCGCCGGGGCGCGCCTGGGGGCCAAGGAGGCGCTCTTCTCGCTGGGGGACAAGCCGGAGGCGCTCTTCGCCGAGCACCGCGCGTTCCTCCGGTCGGTCGGTCACCGGAGCACGCTCGGCTACCTGCGCGCGGTCAGCGCGCGGGTGCTCGAGGAGACGGGCCTGCTGCCTCACGCCAATCCGGGGTTGATGACCGAGCGCGATCTGGCCTCGCTGCGGGAGGTCAACGTCAGCATGGGCATCATGCTCGAGAGCACGTCCACGCGCCTGCTCGCGCCCGGCGCGGCCCACGACCGCGCGCCCGACAAGGTGCCGGAGCGCCGCCTGCGCACGATCGCCCGTGCGGGTGCGCTGTCCATCCCGTTCACCACCGGGATCCTGATCGGCATCGGTGAGACGCACGCCGAGCGCGTGGAGTCGCTCCTGGCGATCCGGGCGCTGCACGAGCGCTACGGACACATCCAGGAGGTCATCATCCAGAACTTCCGGGCCAAGCCGACCATCCCGATGCGCGACTGGCCGGATCCGGTCCCCGAAGACCTCCTGCGTACCGTCGCGGTGGCGCGCCTGCTCCTGGGCCCCGACATGAACATCCAGGCGCCGCCCAACCTCTCCGCGCAGGGCTACGATCGGCTGCCCGCGGCCGGCCTCAACGATTGGGGCGGTATCTCGCCGCTCACGCCGGATCACATCAATCCCGAGCGCCCGTGGCCCGGCCTGGCCGAGCTGCGGCGGCGCACCGAATCGGCGGGGCACGAGCTGCGCGAGCGCCTCGCGGTGTATCCCGAGTACGCCACCCGTGCCGCCTTCCTCGACGAGCGGCTACGCGACCGGGTGTCGCGCGCCGTAGATCCCGACGGCCTCGTCAGGCCCGACCTCGAGGTGTGGAGGCGATGGTAGGGCGAGGCGCAGCCGCGGGCGAGCCGAGCGAAATGCGATGGTAGGGCGAGGCGCAGCCGCAGGCGAGCCGAGCGAGATTGAAGAGTAGGGCGAGGCGCAGCCGAAGAGCGACCACGACAACATGCACCGGAGCGAAGACATGGCGACGCGTGAGACCGGCATCTCTCTCGACTGGGCCTCCCCCGACATCCGCCGCATCCTCGGCGATCTCCTCGAGGGCGGCGAGCTCTCGGTGGACGACGGCATCCGTCTGGCCGAGACGCACGGCCGCGACTTCCAGGCCTTGACCCTCGTCGCCGACGAGATGCGCCGCCGGCAGGCCGGCGACGTCGTCACCTACGTGGTCAACCGCAATATCAACTTCACCAACGTCTGCATCAAGCACTGCACCTTCTGCGCGTTCAGCCGCGACCATCGCGAGGAGGAAGGCTACTTCCTGCCGATGGACGAGGTGGTCCGCCGCGCCATCGAGGCGTGGGAGATGGGCGCCACCGAGGTCTGCATCCAGGCCGGCCTGCCGCCCAAGCTCGACGGGCGCTACTACATCGATCTCTGCCGGGCCATCAAGGCCGCCCTGCCCGAGATGCATCTCCACGCGTTCTCACCCGAGGAGATTCTCTACGGATCCACCCGCTCGGGGCTGCCCATCCCGGAGTACCTGGCCGAGCTGAAGCAGGCCGGTCTGGGCACGCTGCCCGGCACCTCGGCCGAGGTGCTGGACCAGGAGATCCGCGACGTCATCGCCCGCGGCCGTATCACCGTGAAGGAGTGGATCGAGGTGATCACCTCCGCGCACGCGCTGGGCATCCGCACCACCTCCACCATCATGTACGGCCACGTCGAGCAGCCCACCCACTGGATTCGCCACATGGATCTCCTCCGCCGCATCCAGAAGGACACCGGCGGCTTCACCGAGTTCGTGCCCCTGTCGCTGATCCACCAGGAGGCGCCGATGTACCGCCGCGGCCTCGTCCCCGGCGTGCGCCAGGGCGCCACCGGTCTCGAGGTGATCAAGATGCACGCGCTGGCCCGGCTGTTCCTGGGCCCGCTCTTCCGGAACATCCAGTCCTCGTGGGTCAAGGAAGGCCCCAAGCTCGCCCAGGTCCTGCTCGCGTCGGGCGCCAACGACATGGGAGGCACTCTGATCAACGAGTCGATCTCCACCTCGGCGGGCGCCTCCTACGGTCAGCTGGTGCCCCCCGTGGAGCTGCGCCGTCTCATCCGCGACGCCGGCCGCGTGCCGGCCCAGCGCAGCACCACGTACGACCTGCTCCGCGTGTACGAGATCGCGACCGAGGACGAGGACTCCCCGCTCGATCACGTGGACAATGCCGAGCAGCGCTTCGGCTCCTATCGGATGCTGGCCGGCTCCGGGCAGTTCCGCTTCCTGCATCCCACGCGCGTCCCCGACCGCTGATCGCGCGGCGCCCGCGTATTCCCTTGTTGAGCGCACGGGCCGGCTTGTGTAGGATTGGGCCTTGGCTTCACGCGGGCGCGACGTTTCCAGGTGGTCGACCTAGCGGCTCCGGCCGTTCACTCTCACACCCGAAACATGGAGGGACGCACATGGCGAAATCGATGACGAAGTCCGCCATCATCGCTCACCTGGCCCAGAAGACGGAGCTCAGCAAGAAGCAGATCAACGACGTCATGGATCAGCTTCTATCTCTAGCGACCAAGGAAGCGAAGAACGTGTTCGTGCTGCCGAACTTCGGCCGCCTGGTGCTCGCCAATCGCAAGGCGCGCATGGGTCGCAACCCGCAGACCGGTGAGCCCATCAAGATTCCCGCGAAGCGCGTGGTGAAGTTCCGCCTCGCCAAGTCGCTCAAGGACTCGGTGCTTGGCAAGAAGTAACAGCACCACGCTCGCGTACCGGCCGCTCACCGCGCCTTGGGAGGCGGCCCTCGAGCTGTTCCGGTTCGCCGGGGCGTGGGCCCCGCCGCCGGAGGACGTGGTCGCCGGCTGGGGGGCGTGGGACCCGGAGCGGCTGCTGGGCGCGCTCCTGATGGAGCGGGCCGGCGCCGCCGCGATGCTGCACGGACCCGTGGTGGTGGCCCCGCCGGACATGCCCGCCGAGGATGTGCTGGCGGTCGCGGGAGACCTCACCGCAGGGGCTCTCACTCACGCCGGATCCGTGGGCATCGAGACCATCTTCGCGCGACCCCAGAGCCTGGACCGGGTCTGGGTTCGCGCCGGCTTCATCCCGTTGCCGGAGGCGGAGCTGCCTCGAGCCCTCCGCGGCCGTCCCGGGCTCGGACTCTTCGGCTGGCGAGGCGGCACCGCGCTGTGGAGCGGCCGAGGCGGCGCCCGCTCCGCGCTCGCTCGAGGCGAGCACTAGCGCGCCTCGCATCGCCATGCACATCACCGCGCTCGCGGGCGGCACCGGTGCCGCCAAGCTGCTCCGCGGGCTCGCGCGCCTGATCGATCCGCGAGACCTCACCGTGGTCGTCAACACCGGCGACGACGCCGAGATCTGGGGCCTCCACGTCTCGCCCGATCTGGATACGGTCTGCTACACCCTGGGCGGAGTCATCGACGAGCAAAAGGGCTGGGGGCTGACCGGCGAGACGTTCAACACGCTCGACCAGATCGCGCGCTTCGGCGAGCCGGCCTGGTTCAACCTGGGCGACCGCGACCTCGCCACCCACCTCCATCGAACGCGCCTGCTCCGCGAGGGTCGCACGCTGAGCCAGGTCACGCAGGCGGTGACCTCGGCCCTCGGCGTGAGCGCTCGCATCCTGCCGATGTCGGATCAGCCGGTGCGCACCCGCATCCTCGGCCCCGACGGCTGGCTCGCCTTCCAGGAGTACTTCGTGCGGGAGAAGGCGCAGGTCGACGTCCGGGCGGTCAGCTACGCGGGAGCGGCGCGGGCGCATCCCGCGCCTGGCGTGGTCGACGCGCTGCTCACCGCCGACGCCGTGCTCGTCTGCCCGTCCAACCCGATCACCTCGGTCGGCCCGATCCTCGCCGTTCCCGGCCTCGTCGAAGCGCTGCGGGCGACCGAGGCCACCGTGGTCGCGGTGAGCCCCATCGTGGGCGGCGATGCGGTGTCCGGGCCCGCCGGCCGGCTGATGGCATCCGCCGGGCTCCCGGTCTCCGCGGCCGGAGTGGCGCGCGCCTACGCGGACTGGCTCGACGTGCTCGTCTTCGACGAGCGGGACCGCGCGATGGCTCCCGAGATCGAGCGCACCGGCGTCCGGCCGGTGGCCGCGCCCACCATCATGTCGGGCCGCGAGGCCGAAGTGGCCCTCGCCCGTCGCGTCCTCGACGCGCTGCCGCTCGCATGACCGTCCCCCTCGTGGCGGCCATTCCGGTCAAGGACCTGATCAACGCCAAGCAGCGGCTGATCCCGGCCCTGTCGCCCTCGGAGCGCCGGGACCTCGCCCGGGCGATGCTCGAGGACGTGCTGGACGTGATGACGGCCGCCCTGCCCGGCGCGGTCATCATCGTGACCACCGACGACGAGGTGCAGGCGCTCGCGCGGGCGCGGGACGTGACCTGCTGGATCGAGCCCGCCAATCGTGGCCACACCGCAGCGGTGGCGTTCGCCCAACGGGAAGCGGCGGCCCGGGGCGCCCGGCGGTTCCTCACGATTCCCGGCGACGTTCCCTGCGTGACGCCGGACGAGGTGGCGACGCTCGGCCGCGCCGTCGAGGGCCCCGGCGTCGCGTTCGTCCCGTCGCGATCGGGACACGGCACCAACGCGGCGCTCCTCGATCCCCCGAGCGCAATGGCGCTCACGTTCGGCGAGCCGTCATTCGAGAATCATCTGGCCGCGGCGCGCGCCGCCGGCCTCAGCCCGCGCGTCGTCCACCTGCCCGGCATCGGGCTGGACGTGGACGCCCCCGACGACCTCCCGGTGCTCCTGGAGCGCGGGAGCGCGACCCGGAGCGGCCGGCTGCTGCGCGGGTTCCCGGCCGCCGCGCGCTTCGCGGCCACGAGCTAGCCATGCCCATCCGCTACGAGGTGATCGGCGTCGAGGGCCTGCCCGAGATCGTTCCCGGTCAGGACCTGGCCCCGATGATCATCGAGGCGGCGCGACGGCAGAGGACGCCGATCGAGGGACGGGACCTGCTCGTGATCAGCCAGAAGATCATCTCGAAGGCGGAGGGGCGGATCGTGCGGCTGTCCGACGTGACGGTCTCGGCGAGCGCCCGCTCCCTCGCCGAGGAGATCGGGCGCGATCCCCGCCTCGTCGAGGTGATTCTCGGCGAGAGCCGCCGCGTCGTCCGGAAGGACAAGGGCGTGCTGATCGTCGAGACGCACCACGGCTGGGTCTGCGCGAACGCGGGCGTCGACCAGTCCAACGTCGACGCCGACACCGCCTGCCTCCTGCCCGAGGACTCGGATCGCTCCGCGCGCGCGCTGCGGGACCGCCTCCGCTCCCTCACCGGGCACGATCTCGCCATCATCGTCGCCGACACCTTCGGGCGGCCGTGGCGCGAGGGGCTCGTCAACGTCGCCATCGGCCTCGCCGGTTTCGAGCCGATCGTCAGCTATCTCGGCCAGGAGGATCCGGCCGGGCACGTGCTGCAGGCCACCATCCTGGCCCTCGCCGACGAGCTGGCGAGCGCGGCGGAGCCGGTCATGGGCAAGCTCGACCGCGTGCCGGTGGCGATCGTCCGCGGCCTCGCGTGGCCGCCCGGTGAGGGCTCGAGCCGCGCCCTCATGCGCGATCCCGCCCGCGACCTGTTTCGATAGACCCATCCAAGGAGAACGCATGCGCATCGGCATCGTGGGAGGCACCGGCAAGGAAGGCATCGGGCTCGGGCTGCGGTGGGCGCAGGCTGGCCACGACGTGATCATCGGCTCGCGCGATCCCGGGCGGGCCCGCGCCAAGGCGGCCGAGCTGGCCGGCTCCGCGCCCGGGCGCCGGATCGAAGGCATGTCCAACCGCGAGGCTGCCGCCGCCGCCGAGGTCGTGGTGCTGACCGTGCCCGCGACCGGTCTGGCCGCCACGCTGCCCGAGCTACGCGAGGCCTGTCGAGGGAAGATCGTGGTGAGCACGGTGGTGCCGCTCACCTTCGGCGGCCCGCGCCTGTTCACCCCTCCGCCGCAGGGGTCGGCCGCCGAGGAGGCGCAGGAGCTGCTCGGCGGGGAGGCGCGGGTGGTCGCCGCCTTCCATCACATCGCGGCCCACGAGCTCTCCGCGGGCGATCATCCCATCGCGTGCGATCTGCTCGTCTGCGGCGCCGACGCCGAGGGCAAGACCCTGGTGTCCGAGCTGGGCCGATCGATGGGTCTGCGTCCGGTGGACGTGGGCGCGCTCGCCAACGCGGGGCCGGTCGAGGGCATCACCGCGCTGCTGGCGACCATCAACCGCCGATACAAGCTGAAGAACTCCGGCATCCAGATCACCGGACTACCATGATCACGCCTCTAGCTTGAGCGCGGCGATCACGCGCTCGGGGTCGCCAAGGTCCTCGAAGAAGTGATCCGGGCGCTCGGCCAGCAGCTGCTCGGGCGGGTACTGGCCGGTGGCCACCGCGACCGCGACCGCGCCGAAGGCGCGCGCGCAGTCCACGTCGTGCGGGGTGTCGCCGATCACGATCACGTCCTCGGGCGAGAACTCGCGCCCGAGCCGCGCGTGGGCGCGCCGCGCGGCCAGTGAGGGCAGGCGACGCCGGTCCATGTGATCGGAGCCATAGGCGCCCACCTGGAAGCGCGGCCAGAGCCCGGTGGGGAGCAGCTTGATCCGGGCGCCCTCCTCGATGTTCCCGGTGACCAGGCCCAGCGCGACGCCCGCGGCCCGGTCGAGGCGCTCCACCATCGCCGCCACGCCGGGCAGGATGACCACGTGGCGGCCGTCGCCGATCTCGGCGGTGAGCCCGCCCACGTAGGCCTCGAAGAAATCGTCGAGGCGCTCCCGCACTCGCGTCGCGTCCCATCCTTCCGCGGCCATCACGTCGTGCACGATTCGCGTGTCGGTCCGTCCGCGAAGGTCGTAGTGGTCGATGCCGCCCGCGGTGCCGAAGACGTGCTCGAAGGCCGTGCGCATCGCCCGCCGCCCGGCTCCCCGCGACGTGATCAGGGTGCCGTCGATGTCGAACAGGACGAGCTTCATGGCCGCGGCGGGACCCGATCAGGTGTGCAGCGGGGCGAGCGCGCGGAGCCGCGACACGATGGGAGGCAGCCGCTGCAGCACCGCCTCCACGTCGGTCGCGGTGGTCCAGCGCCCGAGCGTGAAGCAGAGCGCGCCCTCCGCCTCCGCGGTCGTGCAGCCGATCGCGCGCAGCACGTGCGAGGTCAGCTGGGTGAGCGACGCGCACGCCGAGCCGGTCGAGGCCGCGACTCCGGCCAGGTCGAGATCGAGCAGCAGGCTATCCGCCTTCACACCACGGATCACCACGCTCAGATGATGCGGCAACCGCGCCACGCGCGATCCGGTCACGCGGCAGTCGGCGACCGTGGCGAGCACGCCCGCCATCAGCCGGTCGCGCAGGGTGGCCACCCGCGTGGCCTCGTGATGGGCGCCCTCCACGCGCATCAGCTCGGCGGCGACCCCGAAGCCCACCGTGCCCGGCAGATTCTCGGTG
This window harbors:
- a CDS encoding sigma-54 dependent transcriptional regulator: MKPRILVVDDEAVIAENLRLTLEHEGHDVETAGNTVAAMLRMETREFALALVDLILPDGDGLHLLRLLKAKDPSIEVIIMTGHGSISKAVEATKQGAFYFVAKPFDADEMLMLVGKALERRRLLAETSDLRRKLAEQAAYGEMLGSSPAIKRVFEMLESVAASDANVLVVGESGTGKELAANAVHAKSTRVDGPLVKINCAALPKDLIESELFGHVKGAFTGAATDKPGLLEEAHRGSLLLDEITEMPLDLQAKLLRVLEDRTVRRLGGAKTVPVDFRLICSTNREPETALREGRLRQDLYFRINTVTVALPSLR
- a CDS encoding LLM class F420-dependent oxidoreductase, with product MHFGFALPGRGPLATPESLTKLAQKADGLRYSSLFVTDHVVIPTTYDSPYPYAPSGRFAGDWTNGYLEPLALMGVLAGLTSRVKLGTSVLVVPYRNPVVTAKMLATLDVMSGGRLILGAGVGWMREEFETVQAPPFEARGKVTDEYLRLMREMWTKEPVQFTGAYYRLPSVSALPKPRQKGGIPIWIGGHTDVALRRTGELADAWHPIGMRPPAMLHPPEYAEKVQAIHRWAEKAGRDPRDITLSLRVPLELAPARGKTAVSDQPGFRGTAADVIGHIKSYQALGVTHFVFDLAPADLRGQLAMMERFAEEVRPKVLRTPR
- a CDS encoding TIGR03668 family PPOX class F420-dependent oxidoreductase, which gives rise to MASFITSARVGRLATADSGGQPMVVPICYAFDGSALYSAVDAKPKQTPPERLKRIRNLRENPRVSIVIDEYQEDWTHLRWVIIQGRADLLTEGPQFSHGVDLLLAKYDQYRTLGLPRERGLMIRVTPNRVSSWQYSS
- the cofG gene encoding 7,8-didemethyl-8-hydroxy-5-deazariboflavin synthase CofG; protein product: MAVLELTPIDRALERLAEGRTPDAAEATALLSTPTARLPLLLDAAAALRDRGRGRRITFSAKVFIPLTTLCRDYCGYCTFRKDPGEPGAFTMSPDQVLALASAGARLGAKEALFSLGDKPEALFAEHRAFLRSVGHRSTLGYLRAVSARVLEETGLLPHANPGLMTERDLASLREVNVSMGIMLESTSTRLLAPGAAHDRAPDKVPERRLRTIARAGALSIPFTTGILIGIGETHAERVESLLAIRALHERYGHIQEVIIQNFRAKPTIPMRDWPDPVPEDLLRTVAVARLLLGPDMNIQAPPNLSAQGYDRLPAAGLNDWGGISPLTPDHINPERPWPGLAELRRRTESAGHELRERLAVYPEYATRAAFLDERLRDRVSRAVDPDGLVRPDLEVWRRW
- the cofH gene encoding 5-amino-6-(D-ribitylamino)uracil--L-tyrosine 4-hydroxyphenyl transferase CofH, which encodes MATRETGISLDWASPDIRRILGDLLEGGELSVDDGIRLAETHGRDFQALTLVADEMRRRQAGDVVTYVVNRNINFTNVCIKHCTFCAFSRDHREEEGYFLPMDEVVRRAIEAWEMGATEVCIQAGLPPKLDGRYYIDLCRAIKAALPEMHLHAFSPEEILYGSTRSGLPIPEYLAELKQAGLGTLPGTSAEVLDQEIRDVIARGRITVKEWIEVITSAHALGIRTTSTIMYGHVEQPTHWIRHMDLLRRIQKDTGGFTEFVPLSLIHQEAPMYRRGLVPGVRQGATGLEVIKMHALARLFLGPLFRNIQSSWVKEGPKLAQVLLASGANDMGGTLINESISTSAGASYGQLVPPVELRRLIRDAGRVPAQRSTTYDLLRVYEIATEDEDSPLDHVDNAEQRFGSYRMLAGSGQFRFLHPTRVPDR
- a CDS encoding HU family DNA-binding protein, producing the protein MTKSAIIAHLAQKTELSKKQINDVMDQLLSLATKEAKNVFVLPNFGRLVLANRKARMGRNPQTGEPIKIPAKRVVKFRLAKSLKDSVLGKK
- the cofD gene encoding 2-phospho-L-lactate transferase, with translation MHITALAGGTGAAKLLRGLARLIDPRDLTVVVNTGDDAEIWGLHVSPDLDTVCYTLGGVIDEQKGWGLTGETFNTLDQIARFGEPAWFNLGDRDLATHLHRTRLLREGRTLSQVTQAVTSALGVSARILPMSDQPVRTRILGPDGWLAFQEYFVREKAQVDVRAVSYAGAARAHPAPGVVDALLTADAVLVCPSNPITSVGPILAVPGLVEALRATEATVVAVSPIVGGDAVSGPAGRLMASAGLPVSAAGVARAYADWLDVLVFDERDRAMAPEIERTGVRPVAAPTIMSGREAEVALARRVLDALPLA
- the cofC gene encoding 2-phospho-L-lactate guanylyltransferase, whose protein sequence is MTVPLVAAIPVKDLINAKQRLIPALSPSERRDLARAMLEDVLDVMTAALPGAVIIVTTDDEVQALARARDVTCWIEPANRGHTAAVAFAQREAAARGARRFLTIPGDVPCVTPDEVATLGRAVEGPGVAFVPSRSGHGTNAALLDPPSAMALTFGEPSFENHLAAARAAGLSPRVVHLPGIGLDVDAPDDLPVLLERGSATRSGRLLRGFPAAARFAATS
- the cofE gene encoding coenzyme F420-0:L-glutamate ligase, producing MPIRYEVIGVEGLPEIVPGQDLAPMIIEAARRQRTPIEGRDLLVISQKIISKAEGRIVRLSDVTVSASARSLAEEIGRDPRLVEVILGESRRVVRKDKGVLIVETHHGWVCANAGVDQSNVDADTACLLPEDSDRSARALRDRLRSLTGHDLAIIVADTFGRPWREGLVNVAIGLAGFEPIVSYLGQEDPAGHVLQATILALADELASAAEPVMGKLDRVPVAIVRGLAWPPGEGSSRALMRDPARDLFR
- the npdG gene encoding NADPH-dependent F420 reductase, which produces MRIGIVGGTGKEGIGLGLRWAQAGHDVIIGSRDPGRARAKAAELAGSAPGRRIEGMSNREAAAAAEVVVLTVPATGLAATLPELREACRGKIVVSTVVPLTFGGPRLFTPPPQGSAAEEAQELLGGEARVVAAFHHIAAHELSAGDHPIACDLLVCGADAEGKTLVSELGRSMGLRPVDVGALANAGPVEGITALLATINRRYKLKNSGIQITGLP
- a CDS encoding HAD family hydrolase, with the protein product MKLVLFDIDGTLITSRGAGRRAMRTAFEHVFGTAGGIDHYDLRGRTDTRIVHDVMAAEGWDATRVRERLDDFFEAYVGGLTAEIGDGRHVVILPGVAAMVERLDRAAGVALGLVTGNIEEGARIKLLPTGLWPRFQVGAYGSDHMDRRRLPSLAARRAHARLGREFSPEDVIVIGDTPHDVDCARAFGAVAVAVATGQYPPEQLLAERPDHFFEDLGDPERVIAALKLEA